Part of the Grus americana isolate bGruAme1 chromosome 34, bGruAme1.mat, whole genome shotgun sequence genome, gggggggggggggtgacccAGGGGGGTCCCAGGGTGGGGGACACAACACCCAGGTGACCCTGGGAGGACCCGAGtgtcctgggctgggggggggggtgtgtcagGACAGACCCAGGAGTCCTGGAGGGGGGGGATTGGAAGGGACTCGGGTGTCCAGGGGGAACCCAGGCatccggggggggggtcctggggggacACCCAGcaatctggggggggggttccAGGCATccggggggggtctggggggagGTCTAAgcatctggggggggggttctGAGGCAACACCCAGCCATCCTGGGGGGGTCCATGGGGAACCCGGGGTGtcccggggtgggggtgtgttTCGAGGCCCAGGCCCACCCTCCATCACCCACCCCGTCCTTGGCGCGCCGCAGGGGCTGGTCGAGGGCGGCCGCCAGCTCCAGGAGGATGGCGCAGGGTACGGCTGAATCGGTGgcccccaaaaaaacctgttgGCCAGGCCCGGAGGGCAAAACCTTGGTGTCGTAGTGACAGGCGAGGACcaggcggcggggggcggcgggggccaCCGTGGCCACCACGTTGGTGAAGGTCACTGGTCCGTGGGGAGTCGCCGCTTGGAAGGCGTCGAGCTCCAGGTGCCAGGCGGCCCCCAGAGCACCCAAACGCCCCATGATGTGCTGCGGGGACCAGGGTGCCCCCCCTGCGGTGagcagcacggggggggggggtaccctagggtttattttggggggggggggggtcttaCCTGGCGGGCGGCACggctccccggcccccccggcacCCGTTCCCGCAGGAGGGGCCGCAGGAAGGCGTCCCGCAGGCGGGTGGGATCCAGCCGCCCCAGCAGTGCCCGGAGAGCCGGCTCCGagtgggggccgggggggtcctgggggtggggggggtgggttatTGGGGTCCCTCAGGGGAGTTTGGGGGTCCCTGGAGGGGCCCGGGGAGAGGGCTCGCGGGGTGCCCATGGGTGCGTTGGGTGCCCCAGTGATggggtcggggtgggggggagtcAGGGAGGGGGATGAGGgattttgcccccccccccccgggggagGTCTGAGGGGCCCATGGGGGGGCTCCatgatggggtgggggggtcctggggagcCTGGAGGGGGCTGATGGCCCCGGGGGATGTTGggggccccggggcggggggggggtctgggtgcCCCGGGATCCATGGGGTGCCTCCAGGATTGGGGGGTCCTGACAGGAGCggggggccctggggagggCGGGGGTTCCCcgtgggggctgggggctccggGGGACATGCCGGGCATCCcctccccgggaccccccacCGGGACCCCCTGCCCGAGACCCACCGGGATTCCCCCCCGATCCCCTCCCCTCACTCACCGGGCCAGTGCCCCGTTCCCCGCCGGGCCAGACGACGTAGAGAAGCGCGACGGCAGCCGCCAGCGCCAGGAGCGGCAGCAGCGgccgggggcagcggcgggaCCGCGGGCAGAGCCCGGAACCCAGGACCGGGACCGGCACCAGCACCGGGCCGGGACCGGGACCCGAACCCGcggcccgggcccggcgggAACCACCGGCGCCCTTCCGCATggcgcggggggcggggcctccTGGGGAGGGAGGCGAGGCCTCCCCGGGGGCGTGACCGCACCTGTGACGGGGACGCGGCTGATAGGGCGCGGGGCGGGACTTGCGCGCTAGGCCACGCCCTCGCCCCGCGAAGCGGGCTCCGCATGCGCGGCGGCCCGGGGCAGAAGTTCGCGCATGCGCAGGCGCGCCTGTACGGACACGCGTCTGTACGGACAACGCGGGGCGGGTGTCACTGTCAGTGGTGATGTCACTCTCCACGTGTGATGTCACCGCAGATATCTcctggggggtgtggggggtgtcaCTTCAGAAGGAGCAGGACGTGACCCCAGAGACGTTACCCTGGATGGGGAGGTCACCCGGGTGGGGACGTCACACAGACAGGACGTCACCCCGGAGGGGGCCACCACCCTCCATGGGCCTGATGTCACCCTCCATGGGCCTGATGTCACCCTCCATGGGGCCACCACCCTCCATGGGCCTGATGTCACCCTCCATGGGCCTGATGTCACCCCGGAGGGGGCCACCACCCTCCATGGGCCTGATGTCACCCTCCATGGGCCTGATGTCACCCTCCATGGGGCCACCACCCTCCATGGACCTGATGTCACCCTCCACGGGGCCATCACCATGGGCCATCACCCCGGTTGAGGCCATCGCCATGGGGCCACCACCCTCCATGTGGTCATGACCCTCCACAGAGGCCATCACCCTCCATGGAGCCATTGCTCTCCATGGGACCATCACCCCAGATGGAGATGTCACCCTCCATGGGGCCACCATCCTCCATGGGGCCACAACCCCATTTGGGGCCATCGCCATGGGGCCACCACCCTCCACAGAGCCATCACCCTCCATGGGGCCACCATCCTCCATGGGGCCACCACCCCGGTTGAGGCCATCGCCATGGGGCCACCACCCTCCATGGGGCCATCACCCCGGTTGAGGCCATCGCCATGGGGTCGCCACCCTCCACGTGGTCATGACCCTCCACAGAGGCATCACCCTCCATGTGGCCACCACCCCAGACAAGGATGTCACCTTCCACCCTGACACCCCACCCCTCCCTACCCCCCTTCcactttgttcctttcttttggcatttgatgatttcttttcttcctttttttgttttgttttgttttgtttttttccacctcttcttcCACCGCCGCGGACAAcctccccactccccccccccgccctccctccccccccaaccccatcTCCACGTTCCCCAAGATCCACCACcgtcgtgtcccccccctcctctgGCGTTCGTCCCTTCACCTGCCGTCGTCGCGCCGGGCGGCCGGGTGCACCCAGTTGTTATCGTGCAAGCCCACCCTACAACCGGGCGCCTCCTTGTCGGGTCTCCGACAGCACATCCAGTAGGATCGCCCGTAAGGCAGGTCGTGGTGGTAGGGTTTGGGATGCCACCGGCACAGGGACACGTCCCCTTTCTCGTAATGCTTCTTGCACTGCTTGCAGGGATCGTCGCGGTAGAGGGGGTCGCGGTTCCAGCGGGAATCGGTGGCCTGCACCCCGAAGGTCTCGATGATGGATTTGAAGTAGTGACAGGAGCACTTGAGGGCGGCCAGCGCTTGGGTGGGCAGGTAGCTGAAGATCTTCACCATGACGTGCTCCGGCAGGAGGAGCATGTACTGCCGAGGTTCCAGCAGCCGCTGGATCTTGAAGCGGATCTCCAAAAAGTCGTGGGAGACGTGACGGTACAACCGGCAAAGCGAGGGGTCGGGGACAGCCGACGGCTCCTCGCCAGCCTCCGTGTCCTCCGCCGTCGGCGTCTCCTCGGGgacgggcaggaggaagagctgcccCGGCGGCGGGTCCTCCTGCGCCGCCACCGGCAGCCGCACCGTCTCCTCCTTCATCTTCTTGGCGCTGTCCTTGCCGAAGAAGACACATTGGTCCACCACCCCCGTCACCACCACGTCCACGTGGAAACCCGAGGCGCAATCCCGCGACGACGCCGACGACCCCTCGCCGGTTCCATCGCCCGTCTCCGGCTTGACGGCGGTCGCTGACCCCTCGCCGCACCCCATGTCCACGTCGGGGCCGTCGCCATCCCCTTTGGGACCGGCGGCGGCCAGGAGGAACTCCACGTTGTTGGGCAGCGCGTCGCGGGACGGGCTGATCAGCTGGTAGAGGTCACACGTGATCTTGTCCTTGGCGCGACCGCCGGCGTTACCGCCGCCGCTCGCCGTCCCGCAGCTCATAAAGACGCAGTTGGGCCGCCCGACGGCACCCGGTTCAGCCGCGGCGGCTCCGGCGCGAGGTTCGCGACCGCTGGAGATGCGGAAGGCGATGCGTACCTCGCCGTGACCCGGCGCCgatgccgccgccgccgccgcgcatTCGGCGCCCGGGCGGCACAAGCCGTTGGGTCGGGCGCCGCCGTGTTCCCGTTGCCGTGACTCGAAGTGGGCAACGGCTTCGGCCACCCGGCTGCAATCGGAGCCATTCGGCGCTTTGGTTTCGCCGCTGGCCGCCTCCACGAAGACAaccggggcggcgggagcgccACAGGGCCGGGGGAAGTTCTGCAACGCCAGCGCCGTCCTCTGCTCCACCAAAGCCACCATCTCTGCCACCGACAGCAAGTCGGGGGCTTCGCCGGCGGCGCCAGACGCTTCGCCGGGATGCTGGCAAGCCGGGTCCCTGCCGCCGGTAGCCCACGCCGGGCTTGGCTTGCTCTTGGCGGGGTCGTGGCAGCGTCGGCGCCGCTTGGCTTTGGAGCTATCGCTGCCCCAGTTGCCTTTTACCTTCATGGTGCTGGCGCGgcccccaccgccgccgccgctgctgccgccgccaccGCACTGGTGAGCCACGAAGAAAGCCACTTTCTCCTTGGTGTTGCCCGGTTTGATGACGTACCACGTGTCCAGCAACACCCGACCTTCCTCTGCCGACGCCGGGGGAGCCGGGGTCGCGTCGGCGGGAGCCGGCGGCGTGTTTTCGGAGGGGGCCCGGGCTCCGGCGGGTTCTTCGGCGGGACGGCAGGAGAAGGGTTTCTTGGCAGAGCCGGGACCGGGGCATGGTTTGTTTTGGGAATAAGTGCCGAAGGGCCGCGGgcaccagagctgcagctgggggaAGGCGTTGGGCTCCATCAGGGCAGCATGGCACTGCCGACGCTGCCGACGCTGCTGCGGGCTTGCCGGCGCCCGTGCCCAGGCCTGCCGGGAGAGAAAGGGTGTTAGTGGGGCTGGCGGGGACAGTATGGGGACGGTGTGGGCACAGTATAGGGATGGTATGGGGACGGTGTGGGCACGGTATGGGGATGGTATGGGGACAGTATGGGCACGGTATGGGGATGGTATGGGAACAGTATGGGGACGGTGTGGGCATGGTATGGGGATGGTATGGGAACA contains:
- the FBXO46 gene encoding F-box only protein 46 isoform X2; the encoded protein is MRKGAGGSRRARAAGSGPGPGPVLVPVPVLGSGLCPRSRRCPRPLLPLLALAAAVALLYVVWPGGERGTGPDPPGPHSEPALRALLGRLDPTRLRDAFLRPLLRERVPGGPGSRAARQHIMGRLGALGAAWHLELDAFQAATPHGPVTFTNVVATVAPAAPRRLVLACHYDTKVLPSGPGQQVFLGATDSAVPCAILLELAAALDQPLRRAKDGGVEVTLQLLFLDGEEAFGDWSATDSLYGARHLAARMAATPHGPRGTQITAMSLLVLLDLLGAPHPAIHSHFPRTHHWFLRLVAIEQRLRRLGLLHAPPRAQPFFRLSPAPGPVEDDHVPFLQRGVPVLHLIPTPFPRVWHTLEDTEDNLDPPTVEDLCKILVAFVAEFLQL
- the FBXO46 gene encoding F-box only protein 46 isoform X3; protein product: MEPNAFPQLQLWCPRPFGTYSQNKPCPGPGSAKKPFSCRPAEEPAGARAPSENTPPAPADATPAPPASAEEGRVLLDTWYVIKPGNTKEKVAFFVAHQCGGGGSSGGGGGGRASTMKVKGNWGSDSSKAKRRRRCHDPAKSKPSPAWATGGRDPACQHPGEASGAAGEAPDLLSVAEMVALVEQRTALALQNFPRPCGAPAAPVVFVEAASGETKAPNGSDCSRVAEAVAHFESRQREHGGARPNGLCRPGAECAAAAAASAPGHGEVRIAFRISSGREPRAGAAAAEPGAVGRPNCVFMSCGTASGGGNAGGRAKDKITCDLYQLISPSRDALPNNVEFLLAAAGPKGDGDGPDVDMGCGEGSATAVKPETGDGTGEGSSASSRDCASGFHVDVVVTGVVDQCVFFGKDSAKKMKEETVRLPVAAQEDPPPGQLFLLPVPEETPTAEDTEAGEEPSAVPDPSLCRLYRHVSHDFLEIRFKIQRLLEPRQYMLLLPEHVMVKIFSYLPTQALAALKCSCHYFKSIIETFGVQATDSRWNRDPLYRDDPCKQCKKHYEKGDVSLCRWHPKPYHHDLPYGRSYWMCCRRPDKEAPGCRVGLHDNNWVHPAARRDDGSTSWGVWVLWGPPGTWSSTPSKRRLPTDQ
- the FBXO46 gene encoding F-box only protein 46 isoform X1 encodes the protein MEPNAFPQLQLWCPRPFGTYSQNKPCPGPGSAKKPFSCRPAEEPAGARAPSENTPPAPADATPAPPASAEEGRVLLDTWYVIKPGNTKEKVAFFVAHQCGGGGSSGGGGGGRASTMKVKGNWGSDSSKAKRRRRCHDPAKSKPSPAWATGGRDPACQHPGEASGAAGEAPDLLSVAEMVALVEQRTALALQNFPRPCGAPAAPVVFVEAASGETKAPNGSDCSRVAEAVAHFESRQREHGGARPNGLCRPGAECAAAAAASAPGHGEVRIAFRISSGREPRAGAAAAEPGAVGRPNCVFMSCGTASGGGNAGGRAKDKITCDLYQLISPSRDALPNNVEFLLAAAGPKGDGDGPDVDMGCGEGSATAVKPETGDGTGEGSSASSRDCASGFHVDVVVTGVVDQCVFFGKDSAKKMKEETVRLPVAAQEDPPPGQLFLLPVPEETPTAEDTEAGEEPSAVPDPSLCRLYRHVSHDFLEIRFKIQRLLEPRQYMLLLPEHVMVKIFSYLPTQALAALKCSCHYFKSIIETFGVQATDSRWNRDPLYRDDPCKQCKKHYEKGDVSLCRWHPKPYHHDLPYGRSYWMCCRRPDKEAPGCRVGLHDNNWVHPAARRDDGR